The Hymenobacter sp. GOD-10R genome includes a window with the following:
- a CDS encoding xanthine dehydrogenase family protein molybdopterin-binding subunit, with amino-acid sequence MRTKEVGRPLDRVDGRLKVTGQARYTAEFPVEQVAYGVLVRSTIARGRILAYATKAAEQARGVLAVITHENAPKRHPTKEFDPSDKEPSASPTTILALNTDEVSWHGQPIVVVVAETLDQAEYAADLVRITYAPAEEPARLSMLDEKSEAFVPKKVLNEKPEVKQGNAEEALAAAPVKIDHTYTTPPYNHNPIEAHNTLAYWEEEDRLTVYDSTQYIFGVRKMLSEMFALPEENIRVISAFVGGAFGSKGRAWPHVGLTVMAAKVVGRPVKVDLPRKDMFYMVGGRTPSEQRVALGANAEGKLQAVIHTGLTASSTSNTFAEHFSFVTRHLYASPNFLIQQKLVRLDMVPNTFMRAPGEGIGTFALESAMDELAYALNIDPIELRLRNEPEKDPTMHVPFSSRHLKECFALGAEKFGWHSRNPQPRSQREGPWLIGQGTASAFYPANKRSAEVKVHLSIDGTAVLQSATHEMGTGTATVQAQNAADQLGLSVEKVRFEYGDSLLPKANGSYGSTTTITVGGAVELACEDLKRQLLRLAVKHPSSPLHEASYDDLEARDNGLFYKDNPAQGETYATIMAREGKAGLEAQASFPPFLKEKLEEMAYSFQSFGAQFCEVRVHEDTGEVLVSRWVGVYDCGTILNEKTARSQFLGSVTMGIGMALWEATQWDLRDGRIPNASLSEYHVPVAAGLPRIEVHSLGIPDPHTPLGAHGAGEIAVTGAAAAIANAVYHATGKRIRNLPITPDKLL; translated from the coding sequence ATGAGAACGAAAGAAGTAGGCCGTCCCCTCGACCGCGTTGACGGACGCCTGAAAGTAACCGGCCAAGCACGCTACACGGCGGAGTTTCCCGTCGAGCAGGTAGCGTATGGGGTTCTTGTGCGCAGCACCATTGCCCGCGGCCGCATTTTGGCTTACGCTACCAAGGCAGCGGAGCAAGCCCGCGGCGTGTTGGCGGTGATAACGCACGAAAACGCCCCTAAGCGCCACCCGACCAAAGAGTTTGACCCCAGCGACAAAGAGCCCAGCGCATCGCCCACTACCATCCTCGCCCTTAATACCGATGAAGTAAGCTGGCACGGGCAACCTATCGTGGTCGTCGTGGCCGAAACGCTCGACCAAGCCGAGTACGCAGCTGACTTGGTGCGCATCACCTACGCACCGGCCGAAGAGCCAGCTAGGTTGTCGATGCTGGACGAGAAATCGGAGGCGTTTGTGCCCAAGAAGGTGCTAAACGAAAAGCCAGAAGTAAAGCAGGGCAATGCCGAAGAAGCCTTGGCTGCCGCGCCGGTCAAAATTGACCACACCTATACCACGCCGCCCTACAACCACAACCCCATCGAGGCGCACAATACCCTAGCTTACTGGGAAGAGGAAGACCGGCTGACGGTCTATGATTCAACGCAATATATCTTCGGCGTGCGCAAAATGCTTTCGGAAATGTTTGCGCTGCCGGAAGAAAATATACGGGTCATTTCGGCCTTTGTGGGTGGGGCTTTTGGCAGTAAAGGTCGGGCTTGGCCGCACGTTGGCCTGACGGTAATGGCCGCCAAAGTGGTAGGTCGCCCGGTGAAAGTCGACTTGCCGCGTAAGGACATGTTCTACATGGTAGGCGGCCGCACGCCCAGCGAGCAACGCGTAGCCCTAGGTGCCAATGCGGAAGGCAAGCTGCAAGCCGTTATCCATACCGGCCTCACGGCTAGCTCTACCAGCAACACCTTCGCCGAGCACTTTTCCTTTGTCACGCGTCACCTCTATGCTAGCCCCAACTTCCTGATTCAGCAGAAGTTAGTGCGGCTCGATATGGTGCCGAATACCTTCATGCGGGCACCCGGCGAAGGTATCGGCACGTTCGCGCTGGAGTCGGCCATGGACGAGCTAGCCTACGCCCTGAACATAGATCCGATAGAGCTGCGCCTGCGCAACGAGCCCGAAAAAGACCCTACCATGCACGTGCCCTTTTCGAGCCGACACTTGAAAGAGTGCTTTGCGCTCGGGGCGGAGAAGTTTGGCTGGCACTCGCGCAACCCGCAGCCGCGTAGCCAGCGCGAAGGTCCGTGGCTTATCGGCCAAGGCACCGCAAGTGCTTTTTACCCGGCTAATAAGCGGAGCGCTGAGGTCAAAGTCCATCTTTCTATTGATGGCACAGCGGTGTTGCAAAGTGCCACCCACGAAATGGGCACCGGTACCGCCACCGTGCAAGCCCAGAACGCTGCTGACCAGCTAGGCCTATCCGTCGAAAAGGTGCGTTTTGAGTACGGCGACTCGCTATTGCCGAAGGCCAACGGCAGCTACGGTTCCACCACCACCATTACGGTGGGCGGGGCCGTGGAACTAGCCTGCGAAGACTTAAAGCGCCAGTTGTTGCGCCTAGCCGTGAAGCACCCTAGCTCGCCTCTGCACGAAGCCAGCTACGACGACCTCGAAGCCCGCGACAACGGCTTGTTCTACAAAGATAATCCTGCCCAAGGCGAAACCTACGCGACTATCATGGCCCGTGAAGGCAAAGCCGGCCTCGAAGCGCAAGCTAGCTTCCCGCCCTTTCTGAAGGAAAAGCTAGAAGAAATGGCGTATTCCTTCCAGTCATTTGGGGCGCAATTCTGCGAGGTGCGCGTGCACGAGGATACCGGCGAGGTGCTGGTGTCGCGCTGGGTGGGCGTATACGACTGCGGCACCATCCTAAACGAGAAAACCGCCCGCTCGCAGTTCCTCGGCTCCGTGACCATGGGCATCGGGATGGCGCTGTGGGAAGCCACCCAGTGGGACCTGCGCGACGGTCGCATCCCGAATGCTAGCTTGAGCGAATACCACGTACCCGTTGCCGCGGGCCTGCCGCGCATCGAAGTTCACTCCCTGGGCATACCGGACCCGCATACACCCCTAGGTGCGCACGGCGCCGGCGAAATTGCCGTGACGGGCGCGGCCGCCGCTATTGCCAACGCCGTGTACCACGCCACTGGCAAGCGCATCCGTAATTTGCCGATCACGCCGGATAAGCTGCTGTAA
- a CDS encoding helix-turn-helix transcriptional regulator, producing MKQTAQNFRVLSTVTDYTRFYNLPAPAHPLLTIIDLEKARCLPHPTTPMVQQLYTVALKRGIKGTIYYGRQSYDFAEGVLFFLGPDQVFAVDETLDISEINGWMLVFHPDLLLKYPLAKKILTYGFFSYQSHEALHLSAKEESLLAGMIDGIRMEYEQPIDAFSQDVLVSQLDVLLSYANRFYHRQFHTRRTAEHDLLTRFEALLSNYFAQEAELPLPTVQHFADALHVSPAYLSDMLRTLTGQNTQQHIHNALINKAKQLLLSTSLTINETAYQLGFEYPQYFTRLFKSKTGVTPAAFRFSVQ from the coding sequence ATGAAGCAAACCGCGCAAAACTTCCGTGTGCTGTCAACCGTGACGGACTACACTCGCTTCTACAACCTACCCGCTCCGGCGCACCCGCTGCTCACCATCATTGACCTGGAAAAAGCCCGTTGCCTGCCCCACCCAACCACACCGATGGTGCAGCAGCTTTATACCGTGGCCTTGAAGCGGGGTATAAAGGGTACGATCTATTATGGCCGCCAGTCCTACGATTTCGCTGAGGGCGTACTGTTCTTCCTAGGCCCCGATCAGGTGTTTGCGGTTGATGAGACGCTTGACATTTCTGAAATAAATGGCTGGATGCTCGTATTTCACCCCGACTTACTGCTGAAGTACCCACTGGCCAAGAAGATACTCACCTACGGGTTCTTCTCGTACCAATCGCACGAAGCCTTGCACTTGTCAGCCAAGGAAGAAAGCCTGCTGGCGGGTATGATTGATGGCATCCGGATGGAGTATGAGCAACCCATCGACGCCTTCAGCCAGGATGTGCTCGTGTCGCAGCTCGACGTGCTGCTAAGCTACGCCAACCGCTTCTACCACCGCCAGTTCCACACCCGCCGCACCGCCGAGCACGACCTGCTTACTCGTTTCGAGGCGCTGCTATCCAACTATTTCGCTCAAGAGGCGGAACTGCCGTTGCCCACGGTGCAGCACTTCGCCGACGCCCTGCATGTGTCGCCTGCTTACCTGAGCGATATGCTCCGCACCCTCACAGGTCAGAACACACAGCAGCACATTCACAATGCGTTGATCAACAAAGCCAAACAACTGCTACTCAGCACGTCGCTCACCATCAACGAAACGGCGTATCAGCTAGGCTTCGAGTACCCACAATATTTCACTCGCCTGTTCAAGAGCAAAACAGGCGTTACGCCTGCGGCGTTCCGGTTCTCGGTGCAGTAA
- a CDS encoding alpha/beta hydrolase family protein, whose protein sequence is MRQQPGQGLHPDRATRHELRSRTETMSDFVGYWTTKVADPELGLTFPMVVLYPTSTPSSLQAVGMYQLDVAPDAPIQEGVFPLVLISHGNGGSGLVYRTLAHYLARHGFVVGMPDHPFNNRLDNSWAKTAQNLANRPRHLQLAISHLMDHPRFAAFLEPTRVGLIGHSVGGYTALALAGGEPTSFPWESADNQFHFISTPTDSRVKALVLLAPAAMWFRAEGALRNVHVATLLLTAEVDVHTPSEHAQVILTGVPDSTKIQHRVVENAGHFSFLSPFPEARVSPAFPPSQDPPGFDRARFHDELNTEVLAFLSRAL, encoded by the coding sequence TTGCGACAACAACCCGGTCAGGGTTTGCATCCTGACCGGGCTACGCGCCATGAGCTACGCAGCAGAACAGAAACGATGAGTGACTTTGTAGGATATTGGACAACCAAAGTAGCTGATCCAGAGCTTGGTTTGACGTTTCCGATGGTGGTGCTCTACCCGACTAGCACGCCGAGTAGCCTGCAAGCCGTCGGAATGTACCAGCTCGACGTTGCGCCGGATGCCCCCATCCAAGAAGGCGTGTTTCCGCTGGTGCTGATTTCGCACGGTAACGGTGGCTCGGGACTCGTGTACCGCACCCTGGCGCATTACCTAGCTCGCCACGGGTTCGTGGTGGGCATGCCAGACCACCCGTTCAATAATCGGCTGGATAACAGTTGGGCCAAAACAGCGCAGAACCTAGCGAATCGTCCTCGACACTTACAACTGGCTATCAGCCACTTGATGGATCATCCTAGGTTCGCTGCGTTCTTAGAACCGACTAGGGTGGGGCTCATTGGTCACTCAGTAGGGGGTTACACGGCTTTGGCGCTAGCAGGCGGCGAGCCCACCTCCTTCCCCTGGGAATCGGCCGATAACCAATTCCACTTCATATCGACTCCTACGGATAGCCGGGTGAAAGCATTAGTATTGTTAGCGCCGGCAGCCATGTGGTTCAGGGCAGAAGGCGCCTTACGCAACGTTCACGTTGCTACGTTGTTACTTACGGCGGAGGTAGACGTCCATACGCCTTCCGAACATGCTCAAGTGATTCTCACGGGAGTACCTGACTCAACCAAGATTCAGCACCGCGTGGTTGAGAATGCCGGGCATTTCTCCTTCCTGAGTCCTTTTCCGGAAGCTAGGGTTAGTCCTGCGTTTCCGCCCTCCCAAGATCCGCCGGGCTTTGATCGAGCACGTTTTCACGATGAGCTAAACACGGAAGTGCTAGCTTTTTTATCACGAGCGCTCTAG
- a CDS encoding aldo/keto reductase: MSTIKRVPLGSQGLIVPAEGLGCMGMTSGVAGMSVYGEADEIESLATLHRALELGINLLDTADLYGPMHNERLVGKALTGRRQDVILATKFGFEVDDDENWTGKLNGHPAYARKCIERSLKNLGTDYVDLYYLHRVDPNVPIEDSIGEMSRFVEEGKVRYLGVSETTPEELRRAHGIHPITALQTEYSLFDRGVEGTGSLQAARELGIGFVAYSPLGRGFLSGDLKSPDDLEANDSRRHFPRYQGENFYKNLELVEKLQTLAQAKSVTAAQLAIAWVLAQGVVAIPGTKRRKYLEANVAAASITLSPQELAELEAIMPVGSSAGAAYPVMF, encoded by the coding sequence ATGAGCACTATCAAACGAGTACCCCTGGGTAGCCAAGGGTTAATAGTTCCCGCCGAAGGCCTCGGCTGCATGGGCATGACGAGCGGCGTAGCTGGCATGAGTGTGTACGGGGAAGCCGACGAAATTGAAAGCCTCGCCACGCTGCACCGCGCCTTGGAGCTAGGTATTAACCTGCTGGATACAGCCGACTTATACGGCCCTATGCACAATGAACGGCTGGTTGGCAAAGCCTTAACCGGCCGCCGGCAAGATGTTATTCTAGCTACCAAGTTCGGCTTTGAAGTAGATGATGACGAGAACTGGACCGGCAAGCTAAACGGCCACCCCGCCTACGCCCGCAAGTGCATCGAACGGTCGCTGAAGAACCTCGGCACCGACTACGTTGACCTGTACTACCTGCACCGTGTCGACCCGAATGTACCCATTGAGGATTCCATCGGCGAGATGAGCCGCTTCGTAGAAGAAGGCAAAGTGCGCTACCTAGGGGTATCGGAAACGACGCCCGAGGAGTTGCGCCGTGCCCATGGCATACACCCCATTACGGCCCTACAAACGGAGTACTCCCTGTTCGACCGGGGTGTGGAGGGAACGGGTTCTTTGCAGGCTGCACGGGAGCTAGGTATTGGCTTTGTGGCCTACTCGCCGCTCGGTCGTGGCTTCCTTTCCGGCGACCTCAAGTCACCCGACGACCTCGAAGCCAACGACTCGCGCCGCCACTTCCCACGCTACCAGGGCGAAAACTTTTACAAGAACCTGGAGCTAGTGGAAAAGCTGCAAACCTTGGCGCAGGCCAAAAGCGTGACAGCTGCCCAACTCGCTATTGCTTGGGTTTTGGCCCAAGGTGTCGTGGCTATTCCGGGCACGAAGCGTCGCAAGTACTTGGAAGCCAACGTAGCGGCAGCTAGTATCACGTTGAGCCCCCAAGAGCTAGCTGAACTAGAAGCCATCATGCCGGTTGGTAGTTCTGCGGGCGCCGCGTACCCTGTTATGTTCTAA
- a CDS encoding aldo/keto reductase: MSLTNFRTLGRSGLVVSPLCLGTMTFGTPRWGSPDEVSASVFNAYVEAGGNFLDTADVYAGGRSEELLGGYIADRRLRNQLVLATKFAFNAQPGNPNAGGNGRKNIYRALEGSLRRLRTDYVDMYWLHTWDVVTPVEEVLQTFGDLVRAGKIRYFGFSNVPAWYATQAATLASAHAIPGPIALQLEYSLVDRSIEREHVPAARALGLGITPWSPLAAGFLAGKYHREDPKATTDGRLSGPNPFGDQLFTDRNWRVLDSLREVATEANLPLAQVALAWAAAQPSMSSLIIGASKLEQLHDNLASIEVRLTADQLQKLDQASALDPIYPYPIFSPAVNRGIFGGHTVQGW, from the coding sequence ATGAGTCTTACTAATTTTCGCACACTTGGTCGCTCCGGCCTGGTGGTCAGTCCGCTGTGTCTCGGTACCATGACCTTCGGCACTCCACGTTGGGGCTCGCCCGATGAAGTTTCTGCGTCTGTCTTCAACGCCTATGTGGAGGCCGGCGGCAACTTCCTCGACACGGCTGATGTGTACGCCGGAGGCCGCAGCGAAGAGTTGCTAGGCGGCTACATCGCCGACCGCCGCCTGCGCAACCAACTGGTGCTCGCTACCAAGTTTGCTTTTAATGCCCAACCCGGCAATCCAAACGCGGGCGGCAACGGACGCAAGAACATCTACCGGGCGCTGGAAGGCTCGTTGCGCCGCCTGCGCACCGACTACGTCGACATGTACTGGCTGCACACCTGGGATGTGGTGACGCCCGTAGAGGAAGTGCTGCAAACCTTCGGCGACCTAGTGCGGGCCGGGAAGATTCGCTACTTCGGCTTCTCCAACGTGCCTGCGTGGTACGCCACGCAGGCCGCTACCCTAGCTTCGGCGCACGCCATTCCCGGCCCTATTGCCTTGCAACTCGAATACTCGCTGGTCGACCGCAGCATCGAGCGGGAGCACGTGCCGGCGGCACGGGCGCTGGGCCTAGGTATCACGCCGTGGAGTCCGCTCGCAGCAGGTTTCCTAGCCGGCAAGTACCACCGTGAAGACCCCAAAGCCACGACGGACGGTCGCCTCAGCGGCCCTAACCCGTTTGGCGACCAGCTATTTACCGACCGCAATTGGCGCGTGCTCGACTCGCTGCGCGAAGTAGCCACCGAGGCAAACCTACCGTTGGCACAAGTGGCCTTAGCGTGGGCTGCGGCGCAACCGAGTATGAGTTCACTCATCATCGGCGCCAGCAAACTAGAGCAACTGCACGATAACCTAGCTTCGATAGAGGTCCGGCTAACGGCTGATCAGCTCCAGAAGCTTGACCAAGCTAGTGCCCTCGACCCTATTTACCCGTACCCCATTTTCTCCCCAGCCGTGAACCGCGGCATCTTCGGTGGCCATACGGTGCAGGGCTGGTAA
- a CDS encoding cyclase family protein: MPTPSTWIDVTTTIEDGMVHWPDNAPVHITHTSSIANGDAANVTKLSMSAHTATHVDAPLHFIANGDDVTTLDLATLMGPVRLVQIQDPEAIKLSEIQDLPLAPGERVLFKTRNSSSEWATAPFKKDFVALAADAAKFLQEKGVICVGVDYLSVGGPEAHHALLDNGITVIEGLALQQVEPGAYEMICLPLKIKGSDGAPARVLLKPLA, from the coding sequence ATGCCCACTCCTAGCACCTGGATTGACGTCACGACCACCATTGAAGATGGCATGGTCCACTGGCCTGACAACGCGCCCGTACATATCACGCACACCTCTAGCATTGCCAACGGTGACGCGGCCAACGTTACCAAGCTCTCGATGAGCGCCCACACAGCTACCCACGTAGATGCGCCGCTGCACTTCATCGCCAACGGCGACGACGTGACTACTCTTGACCTAGCTACCCTGATGGGCCCCGTGCGGCTGGTGCAGATTCAGGACCCAGAAGCCATCAAGTTGAGCGAGATTCAGGACTTGCCGCTGGCCCCCGGCGAGCGGGTGTTATTTAAGACCCGCAACTCATCGTCGGAGTGGGCCACGGCACCTTTCAAGAAAGACTTTGTAGCGTTGGCGGCTGATGCGGCCAAGTTCCTGCAAGAGAAAGGTGTGATCTGCGTGGGTGTTGATTATCTGTCGGTTGGCGGACCCGAGGCGCACCATGCGTTGCTCGATAACGGCATTACGGTAATTGAAGGGCTAGCCTTGCAGCAGGTAGAGCCGGGCGCTTATGAGATGATTTGCTTACCGCTAAAAATCAAAGGGTCGGATGGGGCGCCGGCGCGGGTGCTGCTCAAGCCGCTGGCCTAG
- a CDS encoding amylo-alpha-1,6-glucosidase: MLFDATVTQDFEQALSREWLETNGLGGWASSTISGAHSRRYHGLLVAATRPPVDRQVLLSKLDETLVLGGQRYELGCNQYPGTVQPQGYQYLTQFQRNLFPEFTYEAGGVTLRKTIVALAGENTTLVRYEVLAAPASFTLELLPLLAGRNSHDFRHADDTPQPDFTRTDAIFQIRPQPNTPELYLAIPGASYAPRPLWFYQLEYAIEQERGEQYHEDLFSPGSFSLTLAAGDTVHILVSTDSPAGRDAAALLTQEQQRRAALLPPTAAPDSLLYKLTLAADQFIVRRGTQLKTVVAGYHWFTDWGRDTMIALPGLCLATSRFDDARLILQAFAQSVSEGMLPNRFPDSGEAPEYNTVDATLWFFVAIHHYRQASGDEAFVRELLPVLLDILAWHQRGTRFGIRVAEDGLLSAGEEGQQLTWMDAKVGDWVVTPRQGKAVEINALWYNALRIGSILAYDFEQPTTGQQLEEQASRLYAAFQPNFWNADLGCLYDCLHLDGTPDASIRPNQLFALSLPFPLLTGERAEQVLSVVAEHLYTPVGLRSLSPEDTRYQPIYEGPLLQRDGAYHQGTVWSWLLGPYVDALLYVHGQKLGQERAQQVLEAFTYHLREAGVGTISEIFDGQAPHYPRGCMAQAWSVAEVLRVATEFKQPHP; this comes from the coding sequence ATGCTGTTTGACGCTACCGTTACCCAAGACTTTGAACAAGCCCTGAGCCGGGAGTGGTTAGAAACCAATGGCTTAGGCGGCTGGGCTAGCTCCACGATCAGTGGGGCGCACAGCCGCCGCTACCACGGCTTGCTGGTGGCAGCCACCCGCCCGCCGGTAGACCGGCAGGTGCTTCTATCCAAGCTAGACGAAACACTAGTTCTTGGCGGACAGCGTTACGAGCTAGGGTGCAATCAGTACCCCGGCACGGTGCAGCCCCAAGGCTATCAATACCTTACCCAGTTCCAGCGCAACCTTTTTCCGGAGTTTACCTACGAAGCAGGTGGGGTGACGCTGCGCAAAACCATCGTGGCGCTGGCGGGCGAAAACACTACCCTTGTCCGATACGAAGTGCTAGCAGCTCCGGCTTCGTTTACGCTGGAGCTGTTGCCGCTGCTCGCTGGCCGCAACTCGCACGATTTCCGCCACGCCGACGACACGCCGCAGCCTGATTTCACTCGCACCGACGCCATCTTTCAGATTCGGCCGCAACCCAACACGCCAGAGCTGTACCTAGCGATACCGGGCGCTAGCTACGCACCTAGGCCGCTGTGGTTCTACCAGTTAGAATACGCCATTGAGCAAGAGCGGGGCGAGCAGTACCACGAAGATCTGTTTAGTCCGGGCTCTTTCTCGCTCACGTTAGCAGCCGGCGACACCGTGCACATCCTAGTCTCGACCGACTCCCCGGCAGGCCGCGACGCGGCAGCCTTACTGACCCAGGAGCAACAGCGCCGTGCTGCCCTACTGCCACCCACTGCTGCGCCCGATAGCCTGCTCTACAAGCTAACCCTAGCGGCTGATCAGTTTATCGTGCGCCGCGGCACCCAACTCAAAACAGTAGTAGCTGGCTACCATTGGTTTACCGACTGGGGCCGCGATACCATGATTGCGCTGCCCGGCTTGTGTCTGGCGACCAGCCGCTTCGATGATGCGCGCTTGATTCTGCAAGCGTTTGCTCAATCGGTGAGCGAAGGCATGCTGCCCAACCGCTTTCCCGACTCAGGTGAGGCGCCCGAGTACAACACCGTCGACGCGACGCTGTGGTTTTTTGTGGCTATTCATCACTACCGGCAGGCCAGCGGTGATGAGGCCTTTGTGCGCGAGTTGTTACCAGTGCTGCTCGATATTCTAGCCTGGCACCAGCGCGGCACGCGCTTCGGCATTCGCGTAGCAGAAGATGGCCTGCTCAGCGCCGGCGAAGAAGGGCAGCAGCTGACTTGGATGGATGCCAAAGTAGGCGATTGGGTCGTGACGCCGCGCCAGGGCAAAGCCGTAGAGATAAATGCCTTATGGTACAACGCGCTACGTATTGGCTCCATCCTAGCTTACGATTTTGAGCAGCCAACCACGGGCCAACAACTTGAGGAGCAAGCCAGTCGCCTCTATGCCGCTTTTCAACCCAACTTCTGGAACGCTGACCTAGGTTGCCTCTACGACTGCCTGCACCTGGATGGTACACCCGACGCGAGCATCAGGCCCAATCAACTTTTCGCGCTGAGCTTGCCATTTCCCTTGCTCACTGGCGAGCGAGCTGAACAGGTTTTGTCCGTTGTAGCAGAACACCTGTACACCCCCGTTGGCTTGCGCAGCCTTTCACCAGAAGATACTCGCTACCAACCTATTTACGAAGGTCCTCTCCTCCAGCGTGACGGTGCTTACCACCAAGGCACCGTCTGGAGTTGGTTGCTCGGGCCGTACGTCGATGCGCTACTGTACGTGCATGGGCAGAAGCTAGGGCAGGAACGGGCGCAGCAGGTGCTGGAAGCATTCACGTATCACCTGCGCGAAGCGGGTGTGGGTACCATCTCCGAAATCTTCGACGGCCAGGCGCCTCACTATCCGCGCGGCTGCATGGCGCAGGCCTGGAGCGTAGCCGAAGTGCTGCGCGTAGCAACTGAGTTCAAGCAACCTCACCCCTAG